One window of the Pseudomonas sihuiensis genome contains the following:
- a CDS encoding uracil-xanthine permease family protein translates to MTTESPTSSELLYGLDDRPAPLPAFFAALQHVLACFVGIVTPTLIIGGVLGLHEQLPYLISMGLMVSGVGTLIQARRPFGIGAGMICVQGTSFAFLSAVLAAGLMVKARGGSPDDILAMIFGVCFFGAFIEMVLSRFIGRLQRVITPLVTGIVITIIGVSLIKVGITDVGGGAKAENFGAPINLALGALVLLTIIVLNRLSNPWLRLSAIVIGLVVGSLAAWLSGVLVPKALPELPLVSLPIPFRYGFDFDWMAFVPVALIYLITAIETTGDLTANCMISKQPINGPQYLQRIKGGVFGDGVSSLIAAVFNTFPNTTFSQNNGVIQLSGVASRHVGYYIGAILLILGLFPVLGAILQQIPKPVLGGATLVMFGTVATAGIRILAQAPLDRRSLLIMATSFGIGLGVSSQPDLLSQMPTLVQNVFGSAITSGGLTAILMNLLLPLESASASTAGQEQET, encoded by the coding sequence CCGCGCTGCAGCATGTACTGGCCTGCTTCGTCGGCATCGTCACCCCCACCCTGATCATCGGCGGCGTGCTCGGCCTGCACGAACAGTTGCCTTACCTGATCAGCATGGGCCTGATGGTGTCCGGCGTCGGTACCCTGATCCAGGCGCGCCGCCCGTTCGGCATCGGAGCCGGAATGATCTGCGTGCAGGGCACCAGCTTCGCCTTCCTCAGTGCCGTGCTGGCAGCTGGCTTGATGGTCAAGGCACGCGGCGGCAGCCCGGACGACATACTGGCGATGATCTTCGGCGTGTGCTTCTTCGGCGCCTTCATCGAGATGGTCCTGAGCCGCTTCATCGGTCGTCTGCAACGCGTCATCACGCCGCTGGTAACCGGTATCGTCATCACCATCATCGGCGTCAGCCTGATCAAGGTGGGCATCACCGATGTCGGCGGCGGCGCCAAGGCGGAGAACTTCGGTGCGCCGATCAACCTGGCTCTGGGCGCCCTGGTGCTGCTGACCATCATCGTGCTCAACCGCCTGAGCAATCCCTGGCTACGCCTGTCGGCGATCGTCATCGGCCTAGTGGTGGGCTCACTGGCTGCCTGGCTCAGCGGTGTGCTGGTGCCCAAGGCATTGCCCGAACTGCCGCTGGTGAGCCTGCCGATCCCGTTTCGCTACGGTTTCGACTTCGACTGGATGGCCTTCGTCCCGGTAGCGCTGATCTACCTGATCACCGCCATCGAAACCACCGGCGACCTGACCGCCAATTGCATGATCTCGAAACAGCCGATCAACGGCCCGCAGTACCTGCAACGGATCAAGGGCGGAGTGTTCGGCGATGGCGTCAGCTCGCTGATCGCCGCGGTGTTCAACACCTTTCCCAACACCACCTTCAGCCAGAACAACGGGGTGATCCAGCTCTCCGGCGTGGCCAGCCGCCACGTTGGTTACTACATCGGCGCCATTTTGCTGATCCTCGGCCTGTTCCCGGTGCTCGGCGCCATCCTCCAGCAGATTCCCAAACCGGTGCTGGGCGGCGCTACCCTGGTGATGTTCGGCACGGTCGCCACCGCTGGCATTCGCATTCTCGCCCAGGCGCCGCTGGACCGACGCAGCCTGCTGATCATGGCCACCAGCTTCGGCATCGGCCTCGGCGTTTCCAGCCAGCCGGACCTGCTGAGCCAGATGCCCACGCTGGTGCAGAACGTATTCGGTTCGGCAATCACCAGCGGCGGCCTGACGGCCATCCTGATGAACCTGCTGTTGCCGCTGGAATCAGCCAGCGCGAGCACGGCTGGACAAGAGCAGGAAACCTGA
- a CDS encoding TetR/AcrR family transcriptional regulator codes for MTFEVPAHSAHDKPAGRIRQKNEEAIIKAAEEEFARHGFKGTSMNTIAQNVGLPKANLHYYFNNKLGLYLAVLSNILELWDSTFNNLSVDDDPAEALERYIRAKMEFSRRQPKASRIFAMEVISGGDCLSQYFNQNYLDWFRGRAAVFEGWIAAGKMDPVDPIHLIFLLWSSTQHYADFASQICRVKQSSRLTKQDFEQASDQLVQIILKGCGLTPAAKA; via the coding sequence ATGACCTTCGAAGTCCCCGCCCACAGCGCCCACGACAAGCCCGCCGGGCGCATTCGCCAGAAGAATGAAGAAGCCATCATCAAGGCTGCCGAGGAAGAATTCGCCCGGCACGGCTTCAAGGGCACCAGCATGAATACCATCGCGCAGAACGTCGGCCTGCCCAAGGCCAACCTGCACTACTACTTCAACAACAAGCTGGGGCTGTACCTGGCCGTGCTGAGCAACATCCTCGAACTGTGGGACAGCACCTTCAATAATCTGAGCGTCGATGACGACCCGGCCGAAGCGCTGGAACGTTACATCCGCGCCAAGATGGAATTCTCCCGGCGCCAGCCGAAGGCTTCGCGCATCTTCGCCATGGAAGTGATCAGCGGTGGCGACTGCCTGTCGCAGTACTTCAACCAGAACTACCTGGACTGGTTCCGTGGCCGTGCTGCGGTGTTCGAAGGCTGGATCGCCGCCGGCAAGATGGACCCGGTCGACCCGATCCACCTGATCTTCCTGCTGTGGAGCAGCACCCAGCACTACGCCGACTTCGCCTCGCAGATCTGCCGCGTGAAGCAGAGCTCGCGCCTGACCAAACAGGACTTCGAGCAAGCCTCCGATCAACTGGTGCAGATCATCCTCAAGGGCTGCGGCCTGACGCCTGCTGCCAAAGCCTGA